A genome region from Penicillium psychrofluorescens genome assembly, chromosome: 3 includes the following:
- a CDS encoding uncharacterized protein (ID:PFLUO_005336-T1.cds;~source:funannotate), translating into MPTSVDAADEALARMGYKSELPRNLSMLSVLGLSFAIMAAPYGLSTTLYITLDDGLSVTIIWGWVFVTLISIAIAASLAEICAVFPTAGGVYYWSAMLSTRRWAPLMSFIDGWLTLVGNWTVTLSIIFGGAELVLSAISLWDESFVANGWQTVLMFWAVMLVCVLVNVFLSRYLDLINKVCIYWTAASVIVILITLLTMADHRRSGEFVFAHYDSSQSGWPSGWAFFVGLLQAAYTLTGYGMVAAMCEEVQNPHREVPKAIVLSVVAAGITGLLYLIPILFVMPQLKALRHVASGQPIGLLFKTVTGSAGGGFGLLFLILGIMLFAGIGSLTAASRCTYAFARDGAIPGFRVWRKVNKKLDVPVWAILLSAAVDCLLGLIYLGSTAAFNSFTGVATICLSTSYGLPILISVIRGRRDVRDSTFSLGRFGYTINCITIAWIVLSVVLFCMPATLPVTASSMNYASVVFAGFGTISIVWYFAYARKHFTGPPVSSDEARAGAGIMTDATVVDAEHTAAMEKAETKLSSSD; encoded by the coding sequence ATGCCCACCTCTGTCGATGCTgccgacgaggcgctggCCCGGATGGGCTACAAGAGCGAACTCCCACGCAATCTGAGCATGCTCAGCGTCCTCGGTCTCTccttcgccatcatggccgcccCCTACGGCCTCAGCACCACCCTCTACATcaccctcgacgacggcCTCTCCGTGACCATCATCTGGGGCTGGGTGTTCGTCACCCTCATTTCCATTGCTATCGCCGCCTCCCTCGCGGAGATTTGCGCCGTCTTCCCGACCGCTGGGGGCGTCTACTACTGGAGCGCCATGCTCTCGACCCGCCGCTGGGCTCCGCTCATGTCGTTTATCGATGGCTGGCTCACCCTGGTCGGCAATTGGACGGTCACACtcagcatcatcttcggagGAGCCGAGCTCGTTCTCAGCGCCATCTCCCTGTGGGACGAGTCCTTCGTCGCCAATGGCTGGCAGACGGTGCTCATGTTCTGGGCCGTGATGCTGGTGTGCGTGCTCGTCAACGTCTTCTTGTCGCGTTACCTCGACTTGATCAATAAAGTTTGCATCTATTGGACCGCGGCCAGCGTGATCGTGATTCTCATCACCCTGTTGACCATGGCCGACCACCGACGCAGCGGCGAATTTGTCTTCGCGCACTACGATTCCTCCCAGAGCGGCTGGCCGTCGGGCTGGGCCTTTTTCGTTGGTCTGCTGCAGGCAGCATATACTCTGACGGGCTATGGGATGGTGGCTGCCATGTGTGAGGAGGTGCAGAACCCCCACCGCGAGGTCCCCAAGGCCATTGTGCTGTCCGTGGTGGCGGCCGGGATCACGGGATTGCTCTATTTGATTCCAATTCTGTTCGTGATGCCGCAATTGAAGGCGCTTCGACATGTGGCGAGCGGACAGCCCATTGGACTGCTATTCAAGACCGTGACGGGCTCCGCGGGCGGCGGGTTTGGCCTGCTGTTCCTCATTTTGGGCATCATGCTCTTCGCGGGCATTGGCTCGCTGACTGCGGCCAGTCGTTGCACGTACGCATTCGCCCGGGACGGTGCCATCCCCGGGTTCCGGGTGTGGCGCAAAGTCAACAAGAAGCTCGACGTGCCCGTCTGGGCGATCCTCCTGTCGGCGGCCGTGGACTGTCTGCTGGGTCTGATTTATCTAGGCTCGACCGCCGCGTTCAACTCGTTTACGGGTGTCGCGACGATCTGTCTCTCCACGTCCTACGGCCTCCCCATTCTCATTTCCGTCATCCGGGGCCGTCGCGACGTTCGCGACTCCACCTTCTCTCTGGGCCGGTTTGGCTACACCATCAATTGCATTACCATCGCGTGGATTGTCCTCTCCGTGGTGCTCTTCTGCATGCCCGCGACGCTGCCCGTGACGGCCTCGTCCATGAACTATGCTAGTGTGGTATTTGCCGGGTTTGGCACCATCAGCATCGTCTGGTACTTTGCCTATGCGCGCAAGCACTTCACGGGCCCACCAGTCAGCAGCGACGAAGCCCGGGCTGGCGCGGGGATTATGACGGATGCAACCGTCGTGGATGCAGAGCATacggcggcgatggagaaggcggagACGAAGCTGTCGTCGAGCGACTAG
- a CDS encoding uncharacterized protein (ID:PFLUO_005337-T1.cds;~source:funannotate), with protein MSDSVDRVFVHALNTVKRIPRTGTARPPAAERLKLYGLYKQSMEGDVEGVMDRPLGNTPEVHAECEKWDAWYAQRGLSRTEAKRRYISTLVDTMHRYASQTSEARELVSELEFVWDQIKFNASSSSSSSPIHNVGVPPLSGSAYGSIGGRLARSAADYERSDLRADTSRRGGRDSRLRVLSPVSQPEEEEYYRRRRVRSTDDDDVDDDEDDDDDQEANEDEEEEEEDEEYEEARDSLYEGPDHASTNTDTGTGTDRTASHGEERHRRGRHRHHQSVDSGGSGPGGGNPKDSRWRRRVEQALTKMTAEIAAVREQMEARTGAQRRRSGLFAWIKWLLWVALRQIIMDIALLGMLLIWMRMRGDRRVENRLRTGWSEVKARLGQFKLLKRIGVTTPMLP; from the exons ATGTCGGACTCCGTAG ATCGCGTCTTCGTCCATGCCCTCAACACCGTCAAGAGGATCCCCCGGACGGGGACCGCGCGACCCCCGGCGGCGGAACGGTTGAAGCTCTATGGCCTGTACAAACAGAGCATGG AGGGCGATGTGGAGGGCGTGATGGATCGACCCCTTGGGAATACACCGGAGGTGCACGCCGAGTGCGAGAAGTG GGACGCCTGGTATGCCCAGCGCGGCCTCTCGCGCACCGAGGCCAAACGCCGCTACATTTCGACGCTAGTCGATACGATGCACCGCTACGCATCGCAGACCTCCGAGGCGCGCGAACTGGTCTCTGAGCTGGAGTTCGTCTGGGACCAGATCAAATTCAatgcttcttcgtcttcatcttccagcccaATACATAATGTCGGCGTTCCGCCGTTGTCCGGCAGCGCATATGGGAGTATCGGGGGTCGGCTGGCGAGGTCGGCAGCGGACTACGAGCGATCAGACTTGCGTGCAGATACCAGTCGAAGAGGAGGTCGGGATTCGCGGCTCAGAGTGCTCAGTCCCGTCAGCCagcccgaggaagaagaatactACCGGCGGCGACGGGTACGGTCAAcagacgacgatgatgtggatgatgatgaggatgatgacgacgaccaaGAGGCCaatgaagacgaggaagaggaagaggaagacgaggaatACGAAGAAGCGCGCGACAGTCTCTACGAGGGCCCGGACCACGCCAGCACAAACACAGACACCGGCACCGGGACGGACCGCACCGCGTCGCACGGCGAAGAGCGCCAtcgacgaggtcgacatcgccatcaccAGTCCGTCGACAGCGGCGGCAGTGGGCCTGGCGGCGGGAACCCCAAGGACAGCCGCTGGCGTCGCCGGGTCGAGCAGGCCTTGACCAAGATGACAGCCGAGATCGCCGCCGTGCGCGAGCAGATGGAAGCCCGCACGGGGGCCCAGCGCCGTCGCTCGGGTCTCTTCGCCTGGATCAAGTGGTTGTTGTGGGTTGCACTGCGCCAGATTATCATGGACATCGCTCTCCTGGGCATGCTTCTGATTTGGATGCGCATGCGCGGTGACCGCCGTGTCGAGAACCGCCTGCGCACCGGCTGGTCCGAAGTGAAGGCCCGCCTGGGCCAATTCAAGCTCTTGAAGCGCATCGGCGTGACAACACCCATGCTGCCGTAG
- a CDS encoding uncharacterized protein (ID:PFLUO_005338-T1.cds;~source:funannotate): MSQRDPRFNQHVLVDTTPMPDHIPKVDEIGATSAPLMSAAYFIGDRCKAYNDDFMKCKDEANGRGEIECLKEGRKVTRCAASVIKDINTNCLKQFTAHWECLENNNHYLFECRRAEQQLNNCVFEKLGLKKNIPGTPENQVPVHMRPKQKYAQYPGPQF, encoded by the exons ATGTCTCAGAGAGATCCTCG GTTCAACCAGCATGTCCTGGTCGACACGACGCCGATGCCCGACCACATCCCCAAGGTCGATGAGATTGGCGCGACGTCTGCCCCGCTGATGAGCGCGGCATACTTCATCGGGGACCGGTGCAAGGCGTACAACGATGACTTTATGAAGTGCAAGGACGAGGCCAATGGACGCGGGGAGATCGAGTGCttgaaggagggaaggaaggtCACCCGCTGTGCGGCTAGTGT CATCAAGGATATCAACACCAACTGCCTGAAGCAGTTCACCGCTCACTGGGAGTGTCTCGAGAACAACAACCACTATCTGTTTGAGTGCCGACGGGCGGAGCAGCAACTCAACAACTGCGTCTTTGAGAAGCTG GgcctgaagaagaacatccCCGGCACCCCCGAAAACCAAGTCCCCGTGCACATGCGTCCCAAGCAGAAATACGCCCAGTATCCCGGTCCGCAGTTCTAG